AGGGAACTTTTACAAACGAAAACAATATCCCAAGAAAGAAAACTCCACTCAGAGTGCCTGCATACTTCCTGGCAGAACTCTGAAAATAATTATCCAGAACTAGAGGAGATTTTAAGACCCCCAGAAGGTTTAAGCCAATGAGAATTACAACGATGCCTGTAACAAAAGAAAAGCTTTCCAAATCGGGAATTGACTTTCGGAATGAAAGCAGACATAAGCCCAATAATAAGTAAGAACCCACCAGCCCTAATCCAAACACTGTTGAACGTACCATTCCACTTTTCGCACTATTGCTCGTCCCTGCAGTAAAGCTTAAAAGAAATCCAAGTATGGCCATCAGGCAGGGTGAAAAACCTGCAAAAAGTCCGAGAGAATAGGCAAATGGCAAATTCAGGTTTGTGTTTATATACTCGATTTCCTGTTCTTTTCTCGTTACCTCTTCTGTAGTATATTCAGTAATATTTTCCTCTTCCACAAGATATTCATCAATTAAAGTTTTTAACTTTTCTTCAGTAATTTCTTCTTTG
The genomic region above belongs to Methanosarcina horonobensis HB-1 = JCM 15518 and contains:
- a CDS encoding cytochrome c biogenesis CcdA family protein translates to MKAVPDIICIMCISWLVIFSIPIACAEPISIQYFHQKGCHDCEITDPIVDRIEAQYNNTIVISETETSTADGFNQWNKYGFLEVPAIVINNETKIPKEEITEEKLKTLIDEYLVEEENITEYTTEEVTRKEQEIEYINTNLNLPFAYSLGLFAGFSPCLMAILGFLLSFTAGTSNSAKSGMVRSTVFGLGLVGSYLLLGLCLLSFRKSIPDLESFSFVTGIVVILIGLNLLGVLKSPLVLDNYFQSSARKYAGTLSGVFFLGILFSFVKVPCTAPMLLVLLNKTITNGTVNDLALLLAFSGGVLTPFIGIGMIGGYTLSKQIRSYKVYLKKISGFVLILLGFWIML